A segment of the Salvelinus namaycush isolate Seneca chromosome 42, SaNama_1.0, whole genome shotgun sequence genome:
ctcagagcctggttcctcgctaggtttcttcctaggttcctgcctttctagtgaGTTTGTTCTAGCCAGAGTtagactgactaacaaaatcaataggAGACCCCAGCAGGTAATTCAACCATAatagtttagatagctggctgctAAACTAACTTAGCAATCTCAAATAaatttgctgacatgggctaaatGACTGACTATCAGTGACTTACATAACCAGTGAAAAACTGTGGATGCAAAACCAAatttctaaattgcaccttgtgtattctactattctacctGGCAACTTAAAACACGTAGAACCTGATGGGCAGGGATTCTGCTGTCCTAGTGACAGTAATAAGCTGCTTCCACCATTGGGATGACAGGACAAGTCCTTCAGCATGATTCTTATGCTCATTTGGGGGTTTGGATCTGTTTTATATTCTGCTTTCAGCACCATTATCCAGGAATAAATGTCCTTCTGGAATGACCGTTCCAACCATTGTACTCAGAGCATTAACTGGAGTATGCATCTGCAATCAAGCTGTTTCTGACACTGAAAATTCATTTCTCCGATTTCACAGACTCCCACAAGCTTTCTGTCCACTTCAGGAAATGTGTCATGTCATCATTCCTCTGGCATTTTATTAAGTCTTGCATCAAGCTCTTTTTTAAGTCATATACAGCCTCACTGTAGCCAGCATTGACTGGAGCCATTGGGGGAGTCCCATGCCAGAGTCCTGGGATGTAGTAACTGCTTGTGTGTGGGTCATACTCCATCACATCAGTGAACTTGGTGATATTCTCCTTCTTCTCCATTCTGGCTGCTGCCAGGGTCATTTCATTCAACTGTTCCAACAACTTCTTCCTGTccctcatgttgttgtcatgagcAGACATGTCTGACACATTCTGGTGCACAAAATGACATACTGGTTTCTTCCCCAGTTCCTTCATCCTGAGGAAGGTATGAACAACAATCTGTAGAATGTCTTTCATCTCTGTGGAGTTCTCCATGGAGATGTTGATAATTGTGACATCACTGAGTCCTATCACCAGTGTTGCCAGTTCATTGTCATGTTCATAGCTATCATCTAGTTGAGCCAACTCTGGTGATTTCAACCCCTCTGTGTCAATGACCATGATGAAGTCACATTTCAGCTCCTCCTTGAGTTCTTTGTTGACTTTAATCAGTAGCATGAAGGCCCCTCTGGTGCATCTTCCACTGCTGACAGCAAACTGGACCCCAAACATGGTGTTGAGGAGAGTGGACTTCCCAGTGCTTTGGACCCCTAAAACTGAGACAACCAGGATCTTGCTGTTAGAGTCCACAAGAGTATGAAGCTGAGTCAGAACAGCTGAAATCCATTTCAGAGGGATATTTGATGCATCTCCATCCACAAGCTCAATGGGGAAACCATCCAACAGCATCTGAGCACACAATCCAGGGAGATGCTCCATCTGTTTCCTTTGAGGACTGTCTTCAGGGAGGGAGCAGGCAGCTTCATATAACTGGCCCAACTCACGCAGGAAGTGTTCAAGACCTAAGGAACAGTCAGATAATTGCTTATCCAAATCTTTAATGTCGTCTTTTTTCTCCGGAGAATTTTGGCAAAGATCTTTGTACCGGTCCCTTAAACCAGACAGGTTCTGGCGTGACAGATTGTCCAGATTTATCCGCATCCATTTGAGGAAATAGGATCGCTCCGCTCCTGAACCTGACAATCCTGAAATGAAGCTTTCCATTGCATCTGACATGTCAAATGTATGTTGCTTCTCTCTCAGCCCTTCCTCCTTTTTCTTCAGAGAGCTCTTGTAGTGTTCAATGTCTTGATCCCCTGCTTTTCTCAGtctacatctctctttctccaactGGGAAATCTCTTTCCAGACTTGCCCTTGTAAGGGTAGTTGTTTGTCTTTGAATTTCACTGTGTCTGTTATGTTGCTGGTGATTTCATCTGCCATCTTCTTGGCACTCTGACACTCATCGACGTCTTCATCAACCAGAATCTTACTCTGACGAGCTACGTCAGTCATGTTTTCCACTGTCAACCAGTTTTTACTTTTTTCAATGACGTCACCAACAGATGATTGCAGGGTTTTGACAAATTCTGCATCGTTTTTCTTTTTCTTCACAATCACATTTTGGTCATTGATACTGCAGTTTGTGGTCATTTCTTTCAATGTGTCTACTCTGAACGATTTTCGTTGAGAGTTGACGACTAGAATTAACTCTGCTTTTGTGTTTTTGCTTTTCAACAAATTGAGATCTGCCTCAAAATCATCAATGAAAATGTAAACTGCAGCTGATGTTTGACACAGAAAGGAGAACTGTTTTTCAAAGGACCTGATGTCTCCTCTGAGATTGGCCACTGCCACAGGCTTAGTGAACATGTCTATGTTTCTGTTCCCACAGGGAAAGTACCAGCTGATTTCAACCAGACCATCTGAGATTTTATGAGGGATGTCACCACATTCCATATCATGATGAACAAATGTGTCATGGTACTGCTGAGGGTTACTAAGCAACTTGTTCAAGATCTGAGACTTAGACACTCTAATCTCCCCTAACCTAACAAAGGACACCATAGGAATATCAGAGACAACAATTCTCTCCTCCACAAAAGCTTTTGTGGATGTTTGGGAAGAGGGTCTAAACTTCCTCACTATGTCCCTCAAGGCCCACAGCATCAAAGTGCTTTGTTCTGTGTCACAGTTGGGCAGCAGCAGAGGAACAGCAAACTGACACATGGACATTTTCTGGACCATCTCCTGCTGCAGGAAACCATCTGAGCACAGAAACAGGGCTGTTATCAGGTCCAGTGGATTAATCACATTACCGTTAGCAGAGTCACTTTTTAGATTGTGAAAACGGTCTGTATCCGGAAATGAAACACCTGCATCAGTGGACATACATTTGACACTCCTAGCATTCACATTTGCCATCATTAATTTCTTAAGGAAGGCCCCTGGAAGTGACTGCATAGTGGTAAGAGGTTCATCTGATGTAGTATCAGCATTTATCTCAAGGACAGAACTTAACGTCAGCTTGTTTTCATAATGGTCTTCTAGTCCAGTCTTTGACAACAGCTCCCTGAGACAGAGTCCTGTAAATAGAAATGAAGATCAGGAAACAGGAAAGATCCAGGAATCACCATCATATATTTCTCATCAGGGAAGATACTGTACCTTTACATCCCATATTGACACATCTGCTATGATTAGTTAATTTACATTACAGTAAtttactgttgaagtcggaagtttacatacaccttagccaaatacatttaaactcagtttttcacaattcctgacatttaatcctagtcaaaattccctgtcttacgtcagttaggatcaccactttattttaagaatgtgaaatgtcagaataatagtagagagaattatttctttcatcacattctcagtgggtcagaaacttacatacactcaattagtatttggtagcgttgcctttaaattgtttaacttaggtcaaacattttgggtagcctttcacaagcttcccacaataagtggggtgaattttggcccattcttcctgacagagctggtgtaactgattcaggtttgtaggcctcctcgctcgcacacactttttcagttctgcctacacattttctatgggattgaggtcagggctttgtgatggccactccaataccttgactttgttgtccttaagccattttgccacaactttggaagtatgcttggggtcattgtccatttggaagacccatttgcgatcaagctttaacttcctaaatgatgtcttgagattttgcttcaatatatccacataatttcccttcctccatgatgccatctattttgtgaagtgcaccagtccctcctgcagcaaagcacccccacaacatgatactgccacccccgtgcttcacggttgggatggtgttcttcggcttgcaagcatccccctttttcctccaaacataatgatggtcattatggccaaacagttctatttttgtttcatcagaccagaggacatttctccaaaaagtaggatctttgtccctatgtgcagttgcaaaccatagtctggctttttttatggcagttttggagcagtggcttcttccttgctcagtggcctttcaggttatgtcgatataggactcattttactgtggttatagatacttttgtacctgtttcctccagcatcttcacaaggtcctttgctgttgttctgggatttatttgcacttttcgcaccaaggtacgttcatctctaggagacagaaggcgtctccttcctgagacggctgcatggtcccatggtgtttatacttcagtactattgtttgtacagatgagcgtggtaccttcaggcgtttggaaattgctcccaaggatgaacccgacttgtggaggtctaccattttgaggtcttggctgatttcttttcattttcccatgatgtcaaggaaagaggcactgggtttgaaggtaggccttgaaatacatccacaggtacacctccaattgactcaaatgatgtcaattattcTATCAaaagcttataaagccatgacattttctggaattttccaagctgttaggcacagtcaacttagtgtttttctaaacttctgacccactggaattgagatacagtgaattataagtgaaataatctgtctctcaacaattgttggaaaaatgacctgtgtcatgcacaaagtaggtgtcctaaccgacttgccaaaactatagtttgttaacacgaaatttgtggtggttgaaaaacgagttttaatgactccaacctaagtgtttgtaaacctccgacttcaactgtagataactAGTCAGTTTGACACCAGAGATAATACTTAAGTAGGTTACTTCATTACAACATTCACTTAAAAtgaaccttacaaatagcagtgcTGGGTGATATGGAAAGCCATATTCAATAAATGATATAAAaatactcgtaggaaaggttttcataATTAGCTCAAAATCTGTGGATACTATTTGATTAGAAAGGTTCAAAATGTTTGTAAAAAATGACAGCACAATTGAAAATaaatggcacatggaaaccaaacgagggtggtctatggtgatgggtgggatgggctgagagtggctgaggggtggCATTAAAGAGCTTATATTAAAGAGCCtattattgtagaataatagtgaagacatcaaactatgaaataacaaatatggaatcatgatgtaaccaaagtgttaaacaaatcaaaatatattttatatttgagattcttcaaatagccaacctttgccttgatgacagctttgcacactcttggcattctctcaaccagcttcatgaggtagtcacctggaatgcatttcaggtgtgccttcttaaaagttcatttgtagaatttatttacttcttaatgtgtttgagccaatcagttgtgttgtgacattgTTCAGggagtggctgaaatagccgaatacacaaatttgaaggggtgtccacatacttttgtcatTATAGTGTATATTCAGGTATAATGAGGGGGTAAATCAACTACCTGTTTTCCAGCTTGTTTTATCTCTTCAATGATCATGTCATGACCTTTGTGCTTTGTCACTGAACACTCCAAGCAGATCAGCTTCTGGTCTGTCCTGCAGAACACCTCCAGAGCTCTGTGGTGTTCCTGACAGAGTCTCTCCTCCAGGTCTCCAGTCACCTCTACCAGTGTGTGTCTCTTTAGTTTGCATCTGTTGATACCAACcattagtctgtgtgattaacggggACTTAGGTAGAACTGTCAgaatggtttgagctacaaactattaaaaGTTATCTATGAGAAGCTGAGACTCTCACACACATGTAACATGTTTGACGCTCACAAGCTACATAAGAGTTGTTAGAAGGTAAgtggttcttctacatagaagatcataggaaatcccaggacatagtgtctataatactgtaataagctcacagTTGCTGTCACAAAGGAGGGACCATATTCCTATAAAGCTTAGAGAGCATCTCATATTAAATACTGAAGTAATatgctacaggttcatctgcttcacctaaagcccattctggttgGAAGCTGCTGTAGACCAGTGCTAatagtatctggataatatgtgtgaaatcaaatgttatatatgaatatgaataagaataagaaataataagaaataaaagtaacacgtagttaaagagcagcagcaactatatacagggggtaccggaacagagtcaatgtgcgggtgcaccggttagtcgaggtaattgaggtaatatgaggtgatatgtacatgtaggtagagttattaaaatgactatgcatagataataacagagagtagcagcagcgtaaaggggggaggggggggggcaatgcaaatagtctgggtagcaatttgattacctgttcaggagtcttatggcttgggggtagaagatgtttagaaacctcttggacctagacttgacgctccggtaccacttgccgtgcggcagcagagagaacaggctatgactagggtggctggagtctctgacaatttttacggccttcctctgacaccgcttggtatagaggtcctggatggcaggaagcttggccccagtgatggactgggtcgtatgcactaccctctggagtgccttgaggtcggaggccgagcagttgccatatcaggcagtgatgcaaccagtcaggatgctctctttttttttttgtactggccccccgtgggaatcgaacccacaaccctggcgttgcaagcgccatgctctaccaactgagcctcaGAGgagctctggctgctcatggctggctgacgcctctggctgctcatggctggctgacggctctggctgctcatggctggctgacggctctggctgctcatggctggctgacggctctggctgctcatggctggctgacggctctggctgctcatggctggctgacggctctggctgctcatggctggctgacggctctggctgttaatggctggctggcggctctggctgctcatggctggctggcggctctggctgctcatggctggctggcggctctggctgctcatggctggctggcggctctggctagtcatggctggctggcggctctggctgctcatggctggctggtggctctggctgctcctgtctggcggaaggctctggctgctcctgtctggcggaagggtCTGGCtgttcctgtctggcggaaggctctggctgctcctgtctggcggaaggctctggctgctcctgtctggcggaaggctctggctgctcctgtctggcggaaggctttagcGGCTCcgcatggctggctgacggctctggctgctcatggctggctgacggctctggctgctcatggctggctgacggctctggctgctcatggctggctggcggctctggctgctcatggctggctggcggctctggctgctcatggctggctggcggctctggctgctcatggctggctggcggctctggctgctcatggctggctggcggctctggctgctcatggctggctggcggctctggctgctcatggctggctgacggatggctctggctgctcatggctggctggcggaaggctctggctgctcatgtctggctggcggctctggctgctcctgtctggcggaaggctctggctgctcctgtctggaggaaggctctggctgctcctgtctggcggaaggctctggctgctcctgtctggcggaaggctctggctgctcctgtctggcggaagactctggctgatcctgtctggcggaaggctctggctgctcctgtctggcggaaggctctagcggctcctgtctggcggacggctctagcggctcctgtctggcggacggctctagcggctcctgtctggcggacggctctgaaagctcaggacagacgggcggctttgaaggctcagtacagacgggcggctttgcaggctcagtacagacgggcggctttgaaggctcaggacagatgggcagttcaggcggcgcttggcagacggacagctcagacggcgttgggcagacgggcagttcagacggcgttgggcagacgggcagttcagacggcgttgggcagacgggcagttcaggcgccgctgggcagacggcagactctggccggctgaggcgcactgtaggcctggtgcatggtgccggaattggagataccgggctaaggacacgcaccttcaggctagtgcggggagcagcaacaggacgcacaggactctggaggcgcacaggaggcttggtgcgtggtgtaggcactggtggtaatgggctggagacacgcaccatagggctagtgcgtggaggaggaacagagctctggagatgcacaggaggcttggtgcgtggtgccggcactggtggtaatgggctggagacacgcaccacagggctagtgcgtggaggaggaacagggctctggagacgcacaggaagcctggtgcgtggtgtaagcactggtggtactgggctggggcggggaggtggcgccggatataccggaccatgcaggcgtactggctcccttgagcactgagcctgcccaaccttacctggttgtatgctccccgtagcccgaccagtgcggggaggtggaataacccgcactgggctatgtaggcgaaccggggacaccatgcgtaaggctggtgccatgtatgccggcccgaggagacgcactggtggccagatgcgttgggccggcttcatgacatccggctcaatactcaatctagccctgccagtgcggggaggtggaataacccgcaccggtctaagcacacgtacaggagacaccgtgcgctttaccgcataacacggtgtctgcccgtactctcgctctccacggtaagctcggtgagttggcgcaggtctcctacctgacttcgccacactcccttcgCCACACTCCCACActcccccccccaagacatttttgggcttgactcacaggcttccgtgctagccgcgtaccctcataacgccggttcctctctccggttgcctctgctctcccaactgcctccagctgttcccatgggaggcgatctcttccagccaggatctcctcccatgtgtagcaacccttgccgtccaaaacttcctcccatgtccattcctccttcttgcgctgttgctgctgcccgttaacccgctgcttgatccttcgttggtgggtgattctgtaacggtcttcttgtggtgaatgagcggaccaaggcgcagcgggtgatgaatacatgatgtatttattgaacaaaaggacgATGACGAAGCACACTtagaaattacaaaataacaaaacgaactaaacagacctgaacatgaaaactacatgaaacgaagaacgcacgaacagggaaaacgaatgcacgaacgagacagtaccgtgtggtgcaacaaaacacagacacagcgacaatcacccacaaacaaacagtgagaacagcctaccttaatatggttctcaatcagaggaaacgtcaaacacctgcctctaattgagaaccatatcaggcaacacatttaacccaacatagaaacacataacatagaatgcccaccccaactcacgccctgaccaactaaaccagtggttcttaaccttgttggaggtactgaaccccaccagtttcatatgcgcattcaccgaacccttcttaattggaaaaataaaatatgatttttttcaaattcaaaacataggtatatattttactggtgcacaaaatgaaccgtgcatcaacatcaacaccgtgtgtttaaagaacaaaatcatcaaaacatgattttcacacaaaaacaaaaacataataattAATATTTACTGCAAATCAGTGTGACTTCTGCTGTTGCCTTTCAGAGACCAGTTCAGAAATGCGCAGCTTCACCTTGGCAAGTGCCACTCTCATGtcattttcgcaacaaagtctgtTCCTTTTCTTGGTTTTTATGTCCAGCATCCTCGAAAAGGATTGCTCACAAAGATATGTTGTAACAAACGGTAT
Coding sequences within it:
- the LOC120035061 gene encoding LOW QUALITY PROTEIN: up-regulator of cell proliferation-like (The sequence of the model RefSeq protein was modified relative to this genomic sequence to represent the inferred CDS: substituted 1 base at 1 genomic stop codon) — its product is MQSLPGAFLKKLMMANVNARSVKCMSTDAGVSFPDTDRFHNLKSDSANGNVINPLDLITALFLCSDGFLQQEMVQKMSMCQFAVPLLLPNCDTEQSTLMLWALRDIVRKFRPSSQTSTKAFVEERIVVSDIPMVSFVRLGEIRVSKSQILNKLLSNPQQYHDTFVHHDMECGDIPHKISDGLVEISWYFPCGNRNIDMFTKPVAVANLRGDIRSFEKQFSFLCQTSAAVYIFIDDFEADLNLLKSKNTKAELILVVNSQRKSFRVDTLKEMTTNCSINDQNVIVKKKKNDAEFVKTLQSSVGDVIEKSKNWLTVENMTDVARQSKILVDEDVDECQSAKKMADEITSNITDTVKFKDKQLPLQGQVWKEISQLEKERCRLRKAGDQDIEHYKSSLKKKEEGLREKQHTFDMSDAMESFISGLSGSGAERSYFLKWMRINLDNLSRQNLSGLRDRYKDLCQNSPEKKDDIKDLDKQLSDCSLGLEHFLRELGQLYEAACSLPEDSPQRKQMEHLPGLCAQMLLDGFPIELVDGDASNIPLKWISAVLTQLHTLVDSNSKILVVSVLGVQSTGKSTLLNTMFGVQFAVSSGRCTRGAFMLLIKVNKELKEELKCDFIMVIDTEGLKSPELAQLDDSYEHDNELATLVIGLSDVTIINISMENSTEMKDILQIVVHTFLRMKELGKKPVCHFVHQNVSDMSAHDNNMRDRKKLLEQLNEMTLAAARMEKKENITKFTDVMEYDPHTSSYYIPGLWHGTPPMAPVNAGYSEAVYDLKKSLMQDLIKCQRNDDMTHFLKWTESLWESVKSEKXIFSVRNSLIADAYSS